GAACCGCAGCATGGGTCAAAAACCCTGCCATGAAGAGGCTGAATCATTTCAACAAGAAGTTTGACAACACTTGAGGGCGTGAAGAACTCGCCACCTCTCTTGCCCTCTTTTCTGGCAAATTCGGAAAGAAAATACTCATAAACTCTCCCTAAAACATCCAGTTCCTCATTTTTACCAAAATTAATGCTGCCAATCAAATTGACAATTTCGCCAAGAGTGTGCGGATCTAACGGCGCTTTGGTGTATACCTTAGGAAGAACACCTCGTAGCTGCTTCGGATTCTCTTTCTCAATCAAATCCATAGCGTCATCAATAAGTTTTCCTATATCGCTTCGCCGAGCATTTGCCATTATGTATTCGTATCGTGCTTGCTTGGGCACATAGAATACATTCGCAGCTATGTACTCATCTTTATCTTCCAATACAAGTTGCACTTCCTCTTCAGTTTCGCAATAATATTCCTCGTTTTCAGGGTCTTTTACTAACCGCTCTAACTCTTCCCTACGATATTTGAACGCATCTGAAATGTATTTCAAAAATATAAGACCAAGAACGATATGTTTATACTCTGATGGTTCCATATTATTTCGCAACCTATCGGCTGCTGCCCAAAGGGTTGAAGCAAAGTTTAACACTCCATCGTTATTCTGACCCATTTCCTTTTTCACTCCCCTAAATATTATTTCGCTTTTAATAAAATTAGGCTTTTTGCTCTTTCTTCTCCATACTATGGAAATAAGTATAAACCATGTTTCGAAGCAATCGGCTAATAGTTACATTGTAGCGTTGAGCAAGGCTTTTGATATACTCAAGCTCTGCATCGGAAACTTTTATATTAACCATTCTCCCTACCTTCGATTGGAAAGTATAATCTTCTAATAGCTGGTCGGGATGGAAATTATAGAGGATATACATAATCATCTTGGCACGGGTGGAAGCTATTTGGTTTTCAAC
This DNA window, taken from Clostridia bacterium, encodes the following:
- a CDS encoding class I SAM-dependent DNA methyltransferase; the encoded protein is MGQNNDGVLNFASTLWAAADRLRNNMEPSEYKHIVLGLIFLKYISDAFKYRREELERLVKDPENEEYYCETEEEVQLVLEDKDEYIAANVFYVPKQARYEYIMANARRSDIGKLIDDAMDLIEKENPKQLRGVLPKVYTKAPLDPHTLGEIVNLIGSINFGKNEELDVLGRVYEYFLSEFARKEGKRGGEFFTPSSVVKLLVEMIQPLHGRVFDPCCGS